The genomic region ATATTatgtagtcatcatggcaaagataaaataaatcagttattagaagttagttattaaactatcatgtttagaaatctgttgaaaaaatctttccgttaaacaaattgggagaaaaaatataaagggggtctaataattcaacttcaactgtatgtcatttgcatatatttccatgtatCAGATTTATATGTATATGGGAATGGTATTGTGTAAACATATACACAAAATCTGAACAAGTGAACAAGTTCTGAAAGTTGTAGTATGATTTCATAGCACAATGCACTTTTATTTCAAAACATTATAATATGACCCATTTTAGAGCCAAATTCTCAATCAACATATTCATCATCTGGCTAGGTGTGAAGAACTGAATGTTCTGTTCTAATAAAAGTGCTGCTGTAAACCAGTTCTGTACTGTACGTccagagagaaaaacaaaaaaagaggtctTCCTGATTCCCCGTGCTGGTGCTGTAGATTGCGTCTGTGGGCAGTGTGTGTCTGTAGTGCTGGTGGGTTGCATTGAGCCTGAGATTAGCGAGTCACAGTGAGTTTGTCCTTTTTGCCcttttgttcctctgtgtcactttaaatggagACCACGTCCCAAACTCCTGGAGCCATAATGACACAATATCGGTCAAAAAGGACGCTGAAACCCAGCTATGCATCTGAACCAGCGGTTAAACTATTCCAAAAGATGCTCTCGGGGGAGTCTGGCTGTGTCCTTTTTGTTTTGGGCAAGCAGCAGAACAAGGTAAACTTCTTGTGATGCACGTGAATGGATGTGGTTTGGAGGCGGGGGACCGAAACGAGGTTCACCTTAAGCAGGAACCGTCTTCCTGTGCTGCTACTCCAGTGCTTCCctaaagcaaaataatctgttgGTTTGTTCTGTTACAGGACAGTGAAAATCATTCAATCTGGCACATTCTTACTGTCCGCAGAAACAGGGAACAAGACTGACACTTGGTCCCAACATCACAAGTGAAAAGGAGAGCCGTTTGCACACATACAAGTGAGGTTGCTATTGTGTCTTGGTGATGTTTTAGTGTACATGTGTGCATTTATGTACAGGTTTAAGTGGGTAAGAGTAGGTGAATTTGTTTTGCAGGGAGGAAGGGTGAGGTAGAGTCTGTTTGAGGACGTGGAGAGGTAAGATAACAcccattttgtttgtttcttaaaTGGTTAACAGTAATGGTGGGTACAATAGGGCTAAAAGTTCTTATGGTTTTCTACAACACAGAAGGGCGACAAACAAAACTACAGCACCTGCTTGTCACTCTACACTgcaaaataattcatttattaaatgcagGAATTAATGAGGAtccttattatattataatataaaatatatatttacagaaaaaaaacatttatgatttATATTTGGGATAATAAGCTCAACAGTGGATTTTTAGTAAGGTACAGTAAATGGATTTTTGAagggttttaaagggatagtttacccaaatatATTGCTAATTTTTTACTCtcatgcaggggtgtccaaactcggtcctggagggctggtgtcctgcatagttttgctccaacatccttcaacacacctgcctggaagtttctagtatacctagaaagagcttaattagctggttcaggtgtatttaattggggttggaactaaaatatgcaggacaccggacctccaggactgagtttgggcatccctgctcTCAAGTGTTTTTACTCTCAACTCTCAAATGATTACAAATCTTCATgagttctttattctgttgaacactaaagaatttattttgaagaaatctgtaaacctgtaaccactgacttccataaaaaacaaatactatggaagtcaatggttacaggtttacatatttcttcaaaatatctgcttgcGTGTTGATCAGAAGAAAAAAAGGCCAAGCTGGTTTGGAACTAATAAAGGGTAAGGAAATAATAAcaggattttcagttttgtgtgaactatgccaaaatgtagcaaaaaaattttattttttaacaattttattgcGATGCACATTAAGAAATGAACTATTGCAGAAAAAAATTACCATTCAATGGCTTTACAAAGTTGAGAAGAGCTgggatattatttaatataactcGCTTTGGCATATACACCCAATAGCTTGAGGAAAAGTATAAGATCATTTTCATAAACTTTTGCTTTGACTGATGAAATTGAAATCAATGATTTAAAGCCCAAATGGAAAAAACGAATGGGCAAAATACTTCAAAAGCTAGGATGGCTGAAATTTGGGCCCATAAAAGAGTTCACACacactgatgattgattataagtgtgtttggcatgctgtcccggaagagagccctgagtttagaagatcctcgagccctggggcTCCCTCATGTATGCAgggagagaggggagtttgagcttaggtaagTCTCGAGAACTCAcctgcttatttatggctaatggCAAGTAAGGGATGGCTAAGGAGATAGatactgctgattaagagctcatctatggtgccaatttggtttggtcaattcatctatgttgcatgtctttgggctgtgggaggAAACTAGAGAACCAGGGGGAAAgccacgcgagcacagggagaacatgtaaactccacacagaaacgttgactggACAGGTAAGAActtaaaccagtgacattcttgctgtgaggcaacagtgctaaccactgggccgctgtGCCACCCTATCAAAGAAATGggaggaaggggggattcttcaagacgaagataactaagACAAGAAACTtttttatagtgatttaggaatcatccgattggtggatcatgcattagctaaAGCGGGACCAGCCGTTGTCAATCATGAATCCtcctgaaattagtttataaataaactttacttctctagtaaactgaaataataaaaatatatatactaaaataaatcttatttaatttagtaattttaaattcaaacttaaaaaaattaaatacatagaAAATTTGCATTTGTTGAAAAGTCTATTAAGATATTTAGCCCAGTTGTACCCAACCATCTAAATCTTAGCTTCTgcttttattgtcaatatttcaAAGCACTAATTTTAGgaacctttttgtttgtttttccttaatattttaagatcatttaccTCCCAAATGTTGTCAAAgttagatagatgaatggaattCAGGGGTAATATTTAGATCTCATTAAAAGGAAGTAACATGGCGCTATCGTGTCACTCACAAAATACCATAATATTCTTTAAACTACCTATGTAATACCATAATTCATCTTTTAAAGCATTTTGGTACTATCATCTGATGAATCAATTAAATTGGAGCAACACCAAATAACCTGAAGGCCTTAATAAAGTAATCCATGCATCTCAAACAACAACATACAGCATGGCTTAATATCTACATCCATTAATTTGTCCAACCGGGACAGATCAATACCTCACAGCTCTATGGGTCAAACGGCAGAAAGTGATGAGAGGTTTTTCAGAGAATGAGGTCACAAAAACCATCAGCATAAGTAACATATGCAGTACAAGTGGATATGCTAGAAAGGAAGGTACGTATATGAGAACTGTATCGACTTGGTTTAAGAAGAAAAACGGGTTGATGCAAGGTAGAActgtgcatacatacatacatgtaagGACATGTAGCTACATGTATGTCAATGCTGGTGTAAATGAGGTATGAGAAGTGCACACAAAAACGAAATGTACAGAGTGTCCGAGTGCACTAAACATCAGGTAGTTATGTTTTTTAAAAGGAGATATTCTATGCGTGTAAAGAcgaagatgaaaaaaaaacagcccccAATTTATTAGTTACTATTTAATAGTGTAGAGCTCAAACGTAGGAGTTAAGATGTTAACAACAGCGTTTCCGAAGCCGCTATTGAAAAATGTGGCgcttttttgtgttattttgtcaCGCTTTTAAAAATAAGCTCCTTCTGAGATCGGGAGGTATGTTTGTATGAGAGGTAGGTTGATGCATGCTAGCTTTTGTCCGTCTGTGAGAGGAATATCTGAATCGCAGGGTCGAAACGTGTGGAGGCTGACAACCCGAAAACAAATCCCAGACAAAAGCAGACGAGGGACCGACGGTGCAAAATTAAGTACATGTCCCGTTTCGAGAGCGCACGAGCTTGTGAGAAACAAAAAACGCTTCTGGTATGCTTTGCGAGAAAACAAAATGAGGTGGAGTTTGTTTTGCCGCTGTGTCTCTGGGTCACACCTCCTGATCCTCGAAGACCTCCAGGAAGAGCGGCGGGAACAGTTCTGTTGGACACTCCACCTTCATGTGCAGGAAGCGGCTGGCGTGGCAGGCGCCGATCATGCGCAGGTTCGTCACCTTCATCAGCAGCTTGGGCCAGAAGTGGGAGATGTTGTGCTTGCGGTGGTTGATGTAGTGCTCGAACGCCAACAGGTACATCTCCTGACACTTCTCGATCTTCTCCACACATGTTAATCCGGAGCGATCTGTGTGGTGGATTACATAAAGATTGTAAAGTTACAGCGAATTCAAGCCAAGTCTTTAAGGAACATCTTTAAATCAGTCTTTAAAACACATAATTTTATTACATGTAATGTAGATTTTATAGATGTGTTtgggattttctttattaaatacaattattattctatttaatctcttttcaaatattttgcatGTATCATCTGACCCTTGCCTTATTGTAtgaatatttggtttaattacAGATCACAGTTTAGACAATAATACCAAAAGTATGATTTCTTTTTCAGCATTAACTGCTAGACGTCTTACACTGCTCAGATTAAAGGACAAATTTCCTCCAACTTTTAATCATTGGATTAGGGATCTTATGTACCATCTCACAATGGAGACGATTCGGTACTCCACCAAAGTTTGCAATCAAAAATTTGATCTTATTTGGAAGCCAGTGCTGACATATTTTGAGCAAATGGATCCAAACTTAATATTTGCAGCAGTTTGAGCGTTTTTTGTTTCTCATATTTTACTTTTTCTTcactccattttattttattttaatttctatcagtattattttatttctttattttatatttgctaaaCTTATTGTGGCTtattgtatatgtttatatatatatatatatatatatatatatatatatatatatatatatatatatatatatatatatatatatatatatatatatatatatatatatatatgaggtcagaattattagcccccctttgaattttttcttttttaaatatttcccaaatgatgtttaacagacaaggaaattttcacagcatgtctgatactattttttcatctggagaaagtctcatttgttttatttcgactaaagtaaaagcagttttatttattttaaaaccattctaaggtcaaaattaataaccCATTTAAGCGATTTTTTCCccaatagtccacagaacaaaccatcattatacaataacttgcctaattacccttaactgcctagttaacctaattaacctagttaaacctttaaatgtcactttaagctgtatagaagtgtcttgaaaaatatctagtcaaatattatttactgtcatcatggcaaagataaaataaatcagtgattagaaatgagtgattaaaactattatgtttacaaaatcttctctccgttaaccagaaattggggaaaaaataatcaggggcGAATAGttcagggagctaataattctgacttccactctATGTACAATAGATAAGTAAACATATGAGGGAACATTTATCTACTtgtgttgtatgtatgtatatttcatGACATGATGTAAAACAGATCAaaaatttgcataatatattgtataGAAATGGTGCAGTGGGACGGGCGGCTCTGTTCGAGCAAAGATAATATGTCtctatttttgaaatatttttgaaaCTGTTTTATTGACCAAAACGTTAATAAAAAAGCGTTCATATTTTCAATTACAAGTGCTTGCATTGTAATTGGCTTTATCGGGCAATCAATGTTTTTGTGCTTtcaactttgtttttgtttgttttttgtaccaTCTTGTTCATTATAAATATTGCATAATGCATACTCCTAGTCCGAACCgattcaaattttttaaaatctgaagTTATTTTTAAGTGTACTATAATATTAATATGCAGCTTTAAATTGATATGCAAAACCTATATTTTGTGTTATACAtgtatcatattatattacattacattacattatattatattacattatattatattatattatattatattatattatattatattatattatattatattatattatattatattatattataaattttcttttggtttagtccctttattattctggggttgccacagcgaaatgaactgccaatttatcgagcatatgttttatgcagcggatgcttccagctgcaacccatcactgggaaacacccatacactctcattcacacacatagactacggacaattgagcttacccaattcacctgtaccgcatgtctttggacttgtggaggtaatcggagaacccggaggaaacccacgccaacacagggagaacatgcaaactccacacagaaatgccaactgacccaaccgaggctgaaccagcgaccttcttgctgtgaggcgagagcactatccactgcaccactgcatcgcccttaTATTATACGTTTCTTGCACAAGTGTAACTAAATAATAACTACAGAATAAGTTTTATGCAATTTCTATAACACATTTAACTTCAGCATGAATGGATGTtgtgttaaaagaaaaaaaaatccatgtaactttagaattaaactaaattaaattgtgATTTCTAATGTAGTTTTGGCTGATAACTTTGACCCACTAAATTATGGCCTTCATCAGTAGGCTCAACATCAAAGAAAACAAACCTGATGACATAGACACTACCATTCATATACTAAGTGTTTATACTAAAACAGTATCAACAGGGTTTTTCCTGCGTAGAGAATTACATGGTGGCTAACTCCATCAAATTTTGTACCACCTCTAGCTTTTGACAAACATCAAGCAGGCAGACATTGATACTGACAGACCCCAATTGATGCTCAATCCCTGGTCATGTATTTAATTATACTTAATGTTagccttttaaataaaataataatttacttgatgagatttcaataataataattaataataataatgcaaaatgtgtttatttaaagtaGCAAAAATGTCATAATCAGGATACCACCTCTGCCTCAAAAAACTGGAATATATGAGATATGTCTGCAATTTAATGTGAACAACATGTCACAACACATTTATTTGGAATGCTTTAGCACTACTTTGATTGTCCATGAGCATTCAACACTAAACTGGGCTTTTGTTTCATAGTCGACAGCAAAGAAAACAGAATTATAATAACTTACTGTCTAGGAGTTATTTGGACTAAAGGACACCATATTATATTAAAAAGCTGCAGCAGAAGGAAAGATTAGCATTCAACAAATGACTttcaaatgattaaataaacaacttcttcatttgtgttccatgGTAGAAAAAACATACATGCGAGACTGACATGAGGGGGCAatctttcatttttggttgatccTTTATTGTGATgtgtttacagtgtatgtgtCCCGCAGCTGTGTGTTCCTCTCACCTGAGCTCATGAGCAGCACAGCTTGTAGCAGCGCCACCTCAGAGTCATCCAGGTTAAACTGTGATAGGCTCTTTCCCAAATCAAAGATGGCATCAGACACCACTCCGAGCCCTCCGTTCTTCAGCTGCTCTCGACTGACGGCCATCTCTCCGCTCAGGGTCAGAGTCTCGCTCTCGGGGTCGTACCGCACCGCTGCTCGCAACGACATGATCTCCATACAGCAGCCTTTCAGCAAGATGATCTGGTCTTCACAGGGCAGCTGAAAACACACAACAGGGAGCAGCTCACGCTTGTGTCTTTACAGGTTTTGTGGTGTACACTATCAGTCAAATGTTTGGGGTGAGtacgatttttaaatgttttaaaataagcatatcctgctcatcaaggctgtctttatttaatctaaaaaacagaacaaattgTGAAATTGTGACTTGTTATTGCActctaaaataactgttcaaatgaagtttataatttaatcatttattccagtgattttaaagatgaattttcagcttcattactccagtcttcagtcacatgatccttcagaaatcactatattattattatcattattattattattattgttattattattattattattattattgttgttgttattattattattattattattattattgttattattattgttgttattattattattattattattattattattattattattattattattgttattattattattgttattgttattattattattattattattattattattattattattattattattattattattgatggtaatagtaataaaagcaatattggtcggcgccaatagccaagtggttaagtgcaccgacatagagcaccaaggtgctcactgcgacccgagttcgattcccggcttgaggttcTATGCCGATGCTTCCCCTCTcactgctcccaatgctttcctgtctgtcctttaCTGTCCTATAagattaaaggtgaaaacccctaaaaaatactgataaaaaaacaggcaataatgactggagtaataatttaatttgaatctaCATACAATAAGACAGCAGTAATttgaaattgtaataaatatttaacaatttaacattttgttttacatttaataaatgccgccttgatgaacagaataattttctttaaaaaaaaaaaacatcaatagtgtttaatttctaaagatttgtaagttttttctctctctttacaTCCATTGCTGTGTCTTTTTGTAGGTCATATATGTCTTGTATGTCGCCATTTTCTcttgtttcatgctttattttacattttgcacagattattgtTTCATGATGGgttttgtctgtctgttatttgtttttctgtctgcaaaaattataataaaaaaattaaaaacatgggaaaaaaactgaccccaaacttttgaccagtagtgtatatttcAAGGCTGATCAACAATAAAGATAGCTGGAATATTTGCCTTTCAACTTTGTCAGTTACTCACCATAAAATAACCTGGCAAGATGAGGCTTTGTTGTAATTGCAAGAATGACTCATAACAGTCTTGTTAGCATAGCTAAGGCAGGATTGATAATTACAAGCTATCAGAAATCTTCTGGAAAATTATGGCATGAAAAAACATTGCTGACTGGTTCGCAGTTTTTTCATggaaaaagtataataataaaaataatataatacatttttaatcagatacagtggtcagcatatacagtataagtacagccctcacaaatctatatttgcaattcatattttttataggaagctatacaatattatatttgtgcatatgcattagattagtcagtactgaagccaaatctggagcttatttaacaaaataacttacgataatagtccaaaaactaggacacccacatttatatgttgtagaaaaatattaaagacaaattaaaaaaatcaagagaagcaacaaaatggaaaatttagtttaaattttgtaggttgtaatttatttttgcaatatttagtttgaatttaattgtattatctttacatttctaaaaatgtttagtgacttaaatattattttaataaatatatctgtttaataaatctgttttgtttaaatgcaccaaaacacattgcctatactcactgagaaatggaaaaaaatattcattttcaaaatggggtgtactcaattatgctgagcactgtatagtgcctttaaaatgtaattctcaAAGTGCTTCACACTTAAAAGATATGGGGATAAAACAATATTGtgtaacagtaaaataataattaataataatttactagtaATTATACaagtaacaaaataaacacattaaataaacatttaaaaatagcattttcatagcagtacaaaaatataaaaataaaaagacaaaatattaaaatgacaaaaatattatataaataaaaaaataataaaaagacaaaatattaaaatgaataaatggaaaatattatttgacaagtaaaacattatatatacattgtgttttttctatttgaaaaaaattaaaggagtaAGCATTAACATACTTTAATTATTAACACTTatctattaattttattttatttaatttacattaaaacttAAAATGTAGGCACGGAGGCGGAAATATTAGTTACTTGCCCGAGTAGGCCAACAagtgaaaaaaataacataaatcaataaataaaaaaagcaacaggtgtaaattaattaaataaaatgtatcagTAAAAAGTATCTTCTTAGTATTAGAAAATGTCTTCCTTAAAGTTTTAAagaaattcataattttagaaaTGATATGTTTGTATTGGAACTGGTTAAAATGTAGGCAGAAATCTAATGGTCCAAATGGGCAAATATGGGCTTCTGCAATTGACAATGACAAATTTGGcacccatccatttatttattagtagtagtagtagtagtaataatagtagtgaaatcactattattattaaattaatgatgtttttttttctgattctcAGTGCAATTACACATTTCCCCTGAAATAGAAGCTCCAATGGCCTTCAGTGTATGAAGTGAAGATTTATGACCATTACGTGTTCAGATAAGCAATTAGAATGGTAAAATAACCAGTGATTCAAAAACACAGCAACAGCTCATAATCACAGCTAATGGTTTAATGAAGCCATTACTCAAATATGGCAGCATAAGTCGGATGTGAAAGCACAGGAAGCACAGCCTCTTTCCTCCACACATGCAGTCGCGCTTCAGAAAGTTCACTGACAGCTGGAGATGAGCAGATAATTGCACTTTCACAGCAGCCACCGCCTGACAATTGCCATAATAATGCAGCACACTGTTATTTACAAATATGTGTGCATTCATGGAAAAACCATTAGCTGTGCAGAGCCTTTTTAACAGAGGTGTTGtcaatactttaataaaaatcAATACTCAATACCATTTTCGAAAGCGTGGGGAATTATTGCCACAGTATtaattcagatttcaatttttatttactaatCAGTGTTAAAACCTGAAGCATGGCTCATTGTTtagaaaatacagttgaagtcataattattagtccccctcATTTGTTTAATGGACAGATttattttctatacatttctaagtttaattagttttaacaactaatttctaatattttttctaataattatttatttatatctttgccattatgacacttcataatattttttcaagatactagtattcaggtcAAAGTGCAGTggttaacagtggtttgttctgtagacaatctaaaatatatataatggttgggggggggggctaataatattgaccttaaaatgtttaaaaacacatataaactgctttcattctagcttaaataaaacaaataaaactttctccagaataaaaagaatattataggaaatattgtgaaaaagaaaaaaaaaaaacagaagggctaatcattttgacttgaactgtatataggTATTGAAATACTGATACTGTGGACAACGCTATTTATCACATGCAGACACTGACCTCGGAGAACATGGGCAGTTTTTTGGCAAAGTCCACAACTCGTGTGATGGCAGGCGTAATGATCTTGGTAAACTCACTGAAGGCCTCCAGGTCCACTTTATCATTGTCTGATGTCGGTGCTGGAGACTGTCCAATGTCTTCTGGCTGAAAGACAAACAAATGTGGTTCAACAATGTTATTTGTGACACTGGatgacaaaaccagtcataagtgtcaatttttgAAACTGATATTTGAATGCTGGATAAATAATCTTTCTACTGACACGTGTTTTTAAGGAAAGGACAATATTTGGTCAAATACAAACATTTGAAAATCTAGAATCTTAAggttaacaaaaaaaatgtaatattgaaaTGATTTCTCCAAATTAATTGATCattaatgcacattactaatcaaaaatttcattttgatatatttacaataggaaattaacaaaacatgaaacatcatctttacttaatatgttaataataaatctgtaaaatctgtcattttgaaCCATACAATGCAATTTTATTTTGACTATTACCAAAATACACCCCTGCAACTTAAGGGATTCAGGGTcacattttaaagtgaaatggcttcacaaaacaagaaataaatgGAGGAGCTGATTTTGTCCGTCAGCAATTGATAAGATGATTGTGGTTTCCTATTGGTTGAATTGATGTGATGACAGGCTTTCCGGATCTCTATTTAGAAAACACGTATGAGAAAAGAAACATCTTTGAAATGAT from Danio aesculapii chromosome 3, fDanAes4.1, whole genome shotgun sequence harbors:
- the thraa gene encoding thyroid hormone receptor alpha-A isoform X1; the protein is MENTEQEHNLPEGDETQWPNGVKRKRKNSQCSMNSTSEKNISVPGYVPSYLEKDEPCVVCGDKATGYHYRCITCEGCKGFFRRTIQKNLHPSYSCKYDSCCIIDKITRNQCQLCRFRKCISVGMAMDLVLDDSKRVAKRRLIEENREKRKKEEIVKTLHNRPEPTVSEWELIRMVTEAHRHTNAQGPHWKQKRKFLPEDIGQSPAPTSDNDKVDLEAFSEFTKIITPAITRVVDFAKKLPMFSELPCEDQIILLKGCCMEIMSLRAAVRYDPESETLTLSGEMAVSREQLKNGGLGVVSDAIFDLGKSLSQFNLDDSEVALLQAVLLMSSDRSGLTCVEKIEKCQEMYLLAFEHYINHRKHNISHFWPKLLMKVTNLRMIGACHASRFLHMKVECPTELFPPLFLEVFEDQEGSTGVAAQEDGSCLR
- the thraa gene encoding thyroid hormone receptor alpha-A isoform X2 produces the protein MHILQPHYVNRWPNGVKRKRKNSQCSMNSTSEKNISVPGYVPSYLEKDEPCVVCGDKATGYHYRCITCEGCKGFFRRTIQKNLHPSYSCKYDSCCIIDKITRNQCQLCRFRKCISVGMAMDLVLDDSKRVAKRRLIEENREKRKKEEIVKTLHNRPEPTVSEWELIRMVTEAHRHTNAQGPHWKQKRKFLPEDIGQSPAPTSDNDKVDLEAFSEFTKIITPAITRVVDFAKKLPMFSELPCEDQIILLKGCCMEIMSLRAAVRYDPESETLTLSGEMAVSREQLKNGGLGVVSDAIFDLGKSLSQFNLDDSEVALLQAVLLMSSDRSGLTCVEKIEKCQEMYLLAFEHYINHRKHNISHFWPKLLMKVTNLRMIGACHASRFLHMKVECPTELFPPLFLEVFEDQEGSTGVAAQEDGSCLR